In the genome of Flavivirga spongiicola, one region contains:
- a CDS encoding phosphoribosylaminoimidazolesuccinocarboxamide synthase — protein MSNTIIDTNFNFPNQKSVYKGKVREVYNINDDELVMIATDRLSAFDVVMPKGIPYKGQILNQIATKMMAATEDLVPNWLTATPDPNVAVGHLCEPFKVEMVIRGYMSGHAAREYKAGKRILCGVPMPEGMKENDKFPEPIITPATKAEQGDHDEDISREDILKRGIVSEADYVVLEDYTRKLFQRGSEIAASRGLILVDTKYEFGKTKDGHIVLIDEIHTPDSSRYFYADGYQERQDRGEAQKQLSKEFVRQWLISNGFQGLEGQTVPFMSDDYIETVSERYIELYENITGETFVKADVSNIQERIEGNVLAYLE, from the coding sequence ATGAGTAATACAATAATAGATACCAATTTCAATTTCCCAAACCAGAAGAGTGTTTACAAAGGAAAGGTAAGAGAAGTATATAATATCAATGATGACGAATTGGTCATGATTGCAACCGACAGACTTTCGGCGTTTGATGTTGTGATGCCAAAAGGGATTCCGTACAAGGGACAAATCTTAAATCAGATAGCTACTAAAATGATGGCTGCGACTGAAGATTTAGTGCCGAATTGGTTAACCGCAACACCAGACCCTAATGTAGCTGTAGGACATTTATGTGAACCCTTTAAGGTAGAAATGGTCATACGAGGGTATATGTCTGGTCATGCAGCACGCGAGTATAAGGCTGGTAAGCGCATCCTTTGTGGGGTGCCTATGCCAGAGGGCATGAAAGAAAATGACAAATTCCCTGAGCCTATTATTACACCTGCTACTAAGGCAGAACAAGGGGATCATGATGAGGATATTTCACGTGAGGATATTTTAAAGCGCGGTATTGTTTCTGAAGCTGATTATGTGGTATTAGAAGATTACACACGTAAATTATTCCAACGAGGAAGCGAAATTGCAGCATCTCGAGGCCTTATTTTAGTCGACACTAAATACGAGTTTGGAAAAACGAAGGATGGACACATTGTACTCATTGATGAAATACATACACCAGATTCCTCACGTTATTTTTATGCTGATGGCTATCAAGAACGTCAGGATAGAGGAGAAGCACAGAAACAGCTTTCTAAAGAATTTGTGCGTCAATGGCTGATAAGTAATGGCTTTCAAGGTTTAGAAGGGCAGACGGTGCCTTTTATGAGCGATGATTATATTGAAACTGTTAGTGAACGTTATATTGAACTTTACGAAAATATTACAGGTGAAACTTTTGTAAAAGCAGATGTTTCTAATATACAGGAGCGGATTGAAGGGAATGTGTTAGCGTATTTGGAATAA
- the chrA gene encoding chromate efflux transporter has product MSQKTKLIEIAKLFFKLGSIAFGGPAAHIAMMEDEVVKKRKWMTQEHFLDLVGATNLIPGPNSTEMTMHCGHERAGWKGLFVAGICFIFPAVVITSILAYLYQEYGQLPKVEPFIYGIKPAVIAIILMAAFRLGKKAIKNTELAILGSITLAACLLGVNEIVALFGSGILGLTLYFIKKNNTNLNSFVPLLIFQATDPLKIGTLKIFLTFLKVGAILYGSGYVLFAFLDTELVANGWLTRQALIDAVAIGQITPGPVLSTATFIGWQMNGIWGAIAATLGIFLPSFLFVLILNPLIPKMRKSKIIRAFLDAVNVAAVALIVAVCIDMVKDTVTDWRTVLIAIVSLVVVFVFKKLNSAFIVLGGAMFGFLLSLV; this is encoded by the coding sequence ATGTCTCAAAAAACGAAACTAATAGAAATTGCCAAGCTATTTTTCAAGTTAGGCAGTATAGCATTTGGTGGTCCCGCCGCTCATATAGCCATGATGGAAGACGAAGTTGTAAAGAAAAGAAAGTGGATGACACAAGAACACTTTCTCGATCTTGTTGGCGCTACAAACTTAATTCCAGGTCCGAATTCTACAGAAATGACCATGCACTGCGGACATGAACGCGCAGGGTGGAAAGGTTTATTTGTTGCTGGGATTTGCTTTATTTTTCCAGCGGTTGTTATAACTTCCATATTAGCGTATCTCTATCAGGAATATGGTCAATTACCAAAAGTAGAACCTTTTATTTATGGTATTAAACCAGCGGTCATAGCCATTATTTTAATGGCAGCATTTCGTCTTGGTAAAAAGGCTATTAAAAATACAGAACTGGCTATTTTAGGCAGTATAACCTTAGCAGCCTGCTTACTTGGAGTCAACGAAATAGTAGCTCTTTTTGGTAGTGGCATACTGGGTTTGACACTCTATTTTATTAAAAAAAACAACACCAATTTAAACAGTTTTGTTCCTCTTTTAATATTTCAAGCAACAGATCCTTTAAAAATAGGAACTCTAAAAATATTTCTGACCTTTTTAAAAGTAGGTGCTATTTTATACGGTAGTGGTTATGTGTTGTTTGCCTTTCTCGATACGGAATTGGTTGCAAACGGTTGGTTAACAAGACAAGCACTCATTGATGCTGTTGCCATCGGACAAATTACTCCAGGTCCCGTTTTATCGACAGCAACATTTATTGGCTGGCAAATGAACGGTATTTGGGGGGCTATTGCCGCAACTTTGGGAATTTTTCTCCCTTCCTTTCTTTTCGTTTTAATTTTAAATCCTTTGATTCCTAAAATGCGGAAATCAAAAATCATCAGGGCTTTTTTAGATGCCGTAAATGTCGCCGCAGTTGCTTTAATTGTTGCCGTGTGTATCGATATGGTAAAAGATACGGTAACAGACTGGCGAACAGTTTTAATAGCAATAGTTAGTTTGGTAGTCGTTTTTGTTTTTAAGAAATTGAATAGTGCTTTTATTGTTTTGGGTGGGGCGATGTTTGGTTTTTTATTGAGTTTGGTGTGA
- a CDS encoding TfoX/Sxy family protein has product MAYDEYLADRIRQQLKEKRTAFTELKMMGGLCFKVDNKMLCGIHLDKKYGDHLLMARIGESVYEAELDKPECLPMDFTGRPMRGYIFVTPDGFDRDDDLSYWLDLCMAFNPLAKASKPKKKKIK; this is encoded by the coding sequence ATGGCTTACGATGAATATTTAGCAGATAGAATAAGACAACAACTTAAGGAAAAGCGAACTGCCTTTACGGAACTTAAAATGATGGGAGGTTTATGTTTTAAAGTTGATAACAAAATGCTTTGTGGAATTCACTTAGATAAAAAATACGGCGATCATTTATTAATGGCCCGTATTGGAGAGTCTGTTTATGAAGCGGAACTTGACAAACCTGAATGTTTGCCTATGGACTTTACAGGTCGTCCCATGCGAGGCTATATTTTTGTAACCCCCGATGGTTTTGATAGGGATGATGATTTATCGTATTGGTTAGATTTATGTATGGCTTTTAACCCGTTGGCTAAGGCTAGTAAGCCGAAGAAAAAGAAAATCAAATAA
- a CDS encoding alanine/glycine:cation symporter family protein → MNQLEQIVKSFSDYAWGLPLVILLIGGGLYLLILSRFLPFRLIGHAIEVLRGKYDDPNDPGQISHFKALTTALSSTIGMGNIAGVAVAISVGGPGAMFWMWVSAIVGMSTKFFTSTLAIMYRGKDSHGDLQGGPMYFIMEGLGKHWKPLAVMFSFFGMIGALPVVNVNQLTQAINDIVLIPNGVAVGLKSNLIIAFVLVSLTSVIILGGLKRISNAASKMVPSMVLLYFVLVLFILISNYDMVPKYFVMIFTDAFSANNFTGEPFLGGVLGALILLGIRRGAFSNEAGIGTAPMAHGAAKTDQPVREGLVAMLGPAIDTLVVCTLTALAILVTGVWETTSDNGVSLTAAAFTYAMPGYGKYLLMLCVLIFSVSSLFSYAYYGTKCMSFLIGAEKKHYYNYIYIVSIILAATAPFSVMLNLIDGTFALMAIPTMIATLILGPKVVKEFKEYSNQLIKDKHDEK, encoded by the coding sequence ATGAATCAATTGGAGCAAATTGTTAAATCCTTTTCAGATTATGCTTGGGGATTGCCTCTGGTCATACTACTTATTGGAGGCGGATTGTATTTATTAATTCTGTCAAGGTTTTTACCATTTAGACTTATTGGTCACGCTATTGAAGTATTACGAGGTAAGTATGACGATCCTAATGATCCAGGGCAAATCAGTCATTTTAAAGCTTTAACTACGGCACTTTCTTCAACCATAGGTATGGGGAATATTGCTGGTGTAGCTGTAGCCATTTCTGTTGGTGGTCCCGGAGCGATGTTTTGGATGTGGGTAAGTGCTATTGTTGGGATGTCGACCAAGTTTTTCACATCTACATTAGCTATCATGTATCGAGGAAAAGATAGTCATGGAGACTTACAAGGTGGACCTATGTACTTTATTATGGAAGGTCTTGGGAAACATTGGAAACCTTTAGCTGTTATGTTTAGTTTTTTTGGGATGATTGGTGCATTACCTGTTGTTAATGTGAATCAGCTAACACAAGCCATAAACGATATTGTATTAATACCAAATGGTGTTGCCGTTGGTTTAAAGTCTAATCTAATCATTGCCTTCGTTTTGGTCTCATTGACCTCGGTTATTATTCTTGGCGGATTAAAACGTATTAGTAATGCCGCTTCCAAGATGGTGCCTTCTATGGTATTGTTATATTTTGTGTTGGTTTTATTTATCTTAATTTCTAATTATGATATGGTTCCTAAATATTTTGTGATGATTTTTACGGATGCTTTCTCTGCTAATAATTTTACGGGCGAACCTTTTTTAGGAGGTGTACTGGGAGCACTTATTTTATTAGGAATTCGTCGCGGCGCATTTTCAAATGAAGCCGGCATAGGGACGGCACCTATGGCACATGGTGCAGCAAAGACGGACCAACCGGTACGTGAAGGTTTAGTAGCTATGCTAGGACCTGCTATAGATACGCTAGTTGTTTGTACACTAACAGCTTTAGCTATTTTAGTAACAGGTGTTTGGGAAACAACCTCAGATAATGGCGTTAGTTTAACTGCCGCTGCATTTACCTATGCTATGCCCGGTTATGGTAAATATTTACTAATGCTTTGTGTTTTAATCTTTAGTGTGTCTTCATTATTTTCATATGCATACTATGGTACAAAGTGTATGTCATTTTTAATAGGTGCAGAGAAAAAACACTATTATAATTACATTTATATTGTAAGCATTATATTAGCTGCTACGGCTCCTTTTAGTGTGATGCTAAATTTAATTGATGGCACTTTTGCTCTTATGGCTATCCCAACCATGATAGCAACATTAATCTTAGGGCCTAAGGTTGTTAAAGAATTTAAAGAATATAGTAACCAATTAATCAAGGATAAACATGACGAAAAGTAA
- a CDS encoding DUF4212 domain-containing protein: MTKSNAKAYWKENIRYVLILLLVWFLVSYGAGIIFKDSLNSIKLGGFKLGFWFAQQGSMYVFVILIFVYVRLMNKLDKKYGYDE, translated from the coding sequence ATGACGAAAAGTAACGCGAAAGCCTATTGGAAAGAAAATATAAGATATGTGCTTATACTATTGTTAGTATGGTTTTTAGTGTCTTATGGTGCAGGAATTATATTTAAAGACAGTCTTAATAGTATAAAATTAGGAGGGTTTAAATTGGGCTTTTGGTTTGCGCAACAAGGTTCTATGTATGTGTTTGTTATACTCATATTTGTATATGTTCGTCTTATGAATAAACTTGATAAAAAGTATGGTTATGACGAATAG
- a CDS encoding sodium:solute symporter family protein — MTNSIMLIERLGVQNWTYILVGITFAIYIGIAIWSRASSTKEFYVAGGGVSPLANGMATAADWMSAASFISMAGIISFAGYDGAVYLMGWTGGYVLLALLLAPYLRKFGKFTVPDFIGDRYYSKTARLVAVFCALLVSFTYVAGQMRGVGIVFSRFLEVDINTGVIIGMLIVLFYAVLGGMKGITYTQVAQYCVLIFAFMVPAIFISIQMTGNPIPQLGFGGQLADGSGTYLLDKLDGLSTELGFAEYTEGSKSLIDVFAITLALMVGTAGLPHVIVRFFTVKRVKDARKSAGIALLLIAILYTAAPAVAVFARTNMIETVSNQPYTTVPGWFKKWETTGLITFTDKNNDGVIQYVADESKNELVVDRDIMVLANPEIANLPDWVIALVAAGGLAAALSTAAGLLLVISASVSHDLIKKVIKPSISEKGELVAARLSAVGAVCVAGYFGINPPGFVAAVVALAFGLAAASFFPAIILGIFYKRMNKEGAIAGMVVGITAMLLYMIKYKLGWFDAVLPDKSEWWFGISPEGFGTIAMILNFVVSIVIMKFTPEPSKDVQEIVENIRIPSGAGDATH; from the coding sequence ATGACGAATAGTATCATGTTAATTGAACGGTTAGGAGTTCAAAATTGGACCTATATTTTAGTAGGAATTACGTTCGCCATATATATTGGTATAGCTATTTGGTCTAGAGCGAGTTCTACAAAAGAATTCTATGTTGCAGGTGGCGGCGTATCTCCATTAGCTAATGGTATGGCAACTGCAGCCGATTGGATGAGTGCGGCATCTTTTATATCTATGGCGGGTATTATATCTTTTGCTGGTTATGATGGTGCTGTTTATTTAATGGGTTGGACTGGAGGTTACGTATTGTTAGCCTTATTGTTAGCACCTTATTTACGAAAATTCGGAAAATTTACGGTGCCAGACTTTATAGGTGATCGGTATTATTCAAAAACGGCACGACTTGTCGCTGTGTTTTGTGCCTTATTAGTGTCCTTTACTTATGTCGCAGGTCAAATGCGAGGTGTTGGCATTGTGTTTTCTCGTTTTTTAGAAGTTGATATCAACACAGGTGTTATTATAGGAATGCTAATCGTATTATTCTATGCCGTTTTAGGCGGGATGAAAGGCATTACCTATACCCAGGTAGCACAATATTGTGTCCTTATTTTTGCTTTTATGGTTCCTGCCATTTTTATATCTATTCAAATGACTGGAAACCCAATTCCGCAATTAGGTTTTGGAGGTCAATTAGCAGATGGTTCCGGAACTTATTTGTTAGATAAATTAGATGGTTTAAGTACGGAACTTGGTTTTGCCGAATATACGGAGGGCTCTAAATCGTTGATTGATGTTTTTGCGATAACGCTAGCACTCATGGTAGGAACAGCAGGTTTGCCCCATGTTATTGTTCGATTTTTCACTGTAAAACGAGTTAAAGATGCTCGAAAGTCTGCAGGAATAGCATTATTATTAATTGCGATCTTATATACAGCAGCTCCAGCAGTGGCCGTTTTTGCCAGAACAAATATGATTGAGACCGTATCAAATCAACCATATACAACCGTTCCAGGATGGTTTAAAAAATGGGAAACCACAGGATTAATCACGTTTACAGATAAAAATAATGATGGCGTTATTCAATACGTAGCAGACGAATCTAAAAATGAGTTGGTTGTCGATAGAGACATTATGGTACTGGCAAATCCGGAAATTGCAAATTTACCAGATTGGGTTATTGCGCTAGTAGCCGCTGGGGGCTTGGCAGCAGCTTTATCTACAGCAGCAGGTTTATTATTGGTTATTTCTGCGTCGGTATCTCATGATTTAATTAAAAAGGTCATAAAACCTTCCATTTCAGAAAAAGGAGAATTAGTAGCTGCCCGTTTATCGGCAGTTGGTGCTGTTTGTGTTGCTGGATATTTTGGTATTAATCCACCAGGATTTGTAGCTGCGGTTGTTGCTCTAGCTTTTGGCTTAGCAGCTGCGTCTTTTTTCCCGGCTATTATTTTGGGTATTTTTTACAAACGTATGAACAAAGAAGGTGCTATTGCAGGGATGGTAGTTGGTATTACTGCGATGCTATTATATATGATTAAATATAAATTGGGTTGGTTTGATGCCGTGCTTCCTGATAAAAGTGAATGGTGGTTTGGTATTTCTCCTGAAGGATTTGGAACCATCGCTATGATTTTAAATTTCGTAGTATCCATAGTTATTATGAAGTTTACACCCGAACCTTCAAAAGATGTTCAGGAAATTGTAGAGAATATTAGAATTCCAAGTGGGGCAGGAGATGCAACGCATTAG
- the acs gene encoding acetate--CoA ligase, whose protein sequence is MSNYHIKHLEEYYQVYRKSVRAPENFWEEVAEEHFLWQKKWDNVLSWDFSKPEVKWFEGAQLNITENCIDRHLATRGDKTAILFEPNDPKDDAEHITYNQLHQRVNQFANVLKDQGIKKGDRVCVYLPMIPELAIAVLACARIGAIHSVVFAGFSATALSTRINDSDCKMVITSDGSYRGAKTIDLKGIVDEALKECACVETVLVAKRIHSDIDMKSGRDKWLQPLLDTASTDCKAELMNAEDPLFILYTSGSTGQPKGMVHTTAGYMVYTAYSFKNAFQYKEDDVYWCTADIGWITGHSYIVYGPLANGATTIMFEGVPSYPDFGRFWEIVEKHKVNQFYTAPTAIRALAKQGLELVEKYDLSTLKVLGSVGEPINEEAWHWYNDNVGKKKSPIVDTWWQTETGGIMITPIPFVTPTKPTYATLPFIGIQPALMDENGKELKGNQVDGRLCIKFPWPSMARTIWGNHQRYKDTYFSAYENKYFTGDGALRDEVGYYRITGRVDDVIIVSGHNLGTAPIEDAINEHPAVAESAIVGFPHDVKGNALYGYVILKDVGETRVHDNLRKEINQIITEHIGPIAKLDKIQFTQGLPKTRSGKIMRRILRKIAHKDTSNLGDTSTLLNPEVVQDIMDNAL, encoded by the coding sequence ATGAGTAATTATCACATAAAGCATTTAGAGGAATACTACCAAGTTTACAGAAAATCGGTAAGAGCACCAGAAAATTTTTGGGAAGAAGTAGCAGAGGAGCATTTTTTGTGGCAAAAGAAATGGGACAATGTACTTAGTTGGGATTTTAGTAAACCAGAAGTAAAATGGTTTGAAGGTGCGCAATTAAACATTACAGAAAACTGTATTGATAGGCATTTAGCGACTCGTGGTGATAAAACGGCTATTTTATTTGAGCCTAATGATCCTAAAGATGACGCTGAACATATTACTTATAATCAATTGCATCAACGTGTTAACCAATTTGCCAATGTATTAAAAGACCAAGGTATTAAAAAAGGGGACCGCGTATGTGTTTATTTACCAATGATTCCTGAATTGGCTATTGCTGTTTTGGCATGTGCTAGAATAGGGGCCATTCATTCGGTCGTATTTGCAGGCTTTTCGGCAACAGCATTATCAACAAGAATTAATGATAGCGATTGTAAAATGGTTATTACCAGTGATGGATCTTATAGAGGCGCTAAAACAATTGACTTAAAAGGGATTGTTGATGAAGCTTTAAAAGAATGTGCATGTGTTGAAACGGTTTTGGTAGCAAAACGTATTCATTCTGATATTGATATGAAATCTGGTCGTGATAAATGGTTACAACCACTTTTAGATACAGCTTCAACAGATTGTAAGGCTGAGCTTATGAATGCTGAAGATCCTTTGTTTATATTGTACACATCAGGCTCAACTGGGCAACCAAAAGGGATGGTACATACCACTGCCGGATATATGGTTTATACAGCTTATTCATTTAAAAATGCATTTCAATATAAAGAAGATGATGTGTATTGGTGTACTGCTGATATAGGCTGGATTACTGGGCATAGTTATATTGTTTATGGTCCATTAGCAAATGGGGCAACTACGATTATGTTTGAAGGTGTACCGAGTTATCCGGATTTTGGACGCTTTTGGGAGATTGTAGAAAAGCATAAAGTGAATCAGTTTTATACAGCACCTACTGCTATTCGGGCACTAGCTAAACAAGGTTTAGAATTGGTTGAGAAATATGATTTATCAACGCTTAAAGTTTTAGGATCTGTTGGAGAACCAATAAACGAAGAAGCATGGCATTGGTATAATGACAATGTTGGTAAAAAGAAAAGTCCGATAGTTGATACTTGGTGGCAAACTGAAACGGGAGGTATTATGATTACGCCTATTCCGTTTGTAACACCAACAAAACCAACCTATGCTACCTTACCTTTTATTGGTATTCAGCCAGCTTTAATGGATGAAAACGGCAAGGAATTAAAAGGTAACCAAGTAGATGGACGTTTATGCATAAAATTTCCATGGCCTAGTATGGCACGTACTATTTGGGGAAATCATCAACGTTATAAGGACACGTATTTTTCAGCATATGAAAATAAGTATTTTACAGGAGATGGTGCGTTACGAGATGAGGTAGGTTATTACAGAATTACAGGACGTGTGGATGATGTCATTATTGTATCTGGTCATAATTTAGGAACAGCTCCCATTGAAGATGCTATTAACGAACATCCAGCAGTTGCAGAATCTGCCATTGTAGGTTTCCCACATGACGTAAAAGGAAATGCCTTATATGGTTATGTGATTTTAAAGGATGTAGGTGAAACGAGAGTTCATGATAATTTACGCAAAGAAATCAACCAGATAATAACAGAACATATAGGACCTATTGCGAAACTGGACAAAATTCAATTCACGCAAGGTTTACCAAAAACGCGTTCTGGTAAAATTATGAGACGTATTTTGAGAAAAATTGCTCATAAAGACACTAGTAACTTAGGAGATACGAGCACGCTTTTAAATCCAGAAGTGGTTCAGGATATTATGGATAATGCGTTGTAA